Proteins from a genomic interval of Mycolicibacterium grossiae:
- the lon gene encoding endopeptidase La, translating to MPETISVPVLFVSEPIVLPGMVVPVELDDAARAAVDAAQATDTGKLLIAPRLDDRYPTHGVLASIVQVGRMPSGGAAAVVRGERRAHIGSGTTGPGAALWVEVTEVADTPAAEDVKTLAADYKKLLLAMLQRREAWQIVDVVNKISDPSALADTAGYASYLTDVQKRELVETEDVARRLRLLVEWTGDHLAEVEVTDKIAEDVRAGMDKQQKEFLLRQQLAAIRKELGELGPDGEEGSDDYRARVDAADLPEKVREAALREVGKLERSSDQSPEGGWIRTWLDTVLDLPWNVTTEDSTDLAAARNILDADHHGLDDVKDRIVEYLAVRSRRAQRKMSVVGGRGSGAVMVLAGPPGVGKTSLGESVARALGRKFVRVALGGVRDEAEIRGHRRTYVGALPGRIVRAIGEAGSMNPVVLLDEIDKVGSDYRGDPSSALLEVLDPAQNHTFRDHYLELDLDLSDVVFLATANVIENIPSALLDRMELIQIDGYTEDDKVAIARDYLLPRQAERAALTPDEVRVTDEALRKVAADYTREPGVRQFERLLAKALRKATTKLAADPTPITIDEPDLVGYLGRPRFTPESNERTAVPGVATGLAVTGLGGDVLYIEAGSTDAEPGLKLTGQLGDVMKESAQIALSYVRAHADQLGVDPKTLDRQIHVHVPAGAVPKDGPSAGVTMVTALVSMATGRQVRGDVGMTGEVTLNGRVLPIGGVKQKLLAAQRAGLTTVFIPQRNEPDLDEVPAEVLTALDVRPMTDVAEIVALALEPTAESVTQAA from the coding sequence ATGCCCGAAACCATCTCGGTGCCCGTCTTGTTCGTCAGCGAGCCCATCGTGCTCCCCGGCATGGTCGTGCCGGTCGAACTCGACGACGCCGCCCGGGCCGCGGTCGACGCGGCGCAGGCCACCGACACCGGCAAGCTGCTGATCGCCCCGCGGCTCGACGACCGCTACCCCACCCACGGCGTGCTCGCCTCGATCGTCCAGGTCGGCCGCATGCCCAGCGGCGGTGCGGCCGCGGTCGTGCGCGGTGAGCGCCGCGCCCACATCGGCTCCGGCACCACCGGCCCCGGCGCCGCGCTGTGGGTGGAGGTGACCGAGGTCGCCGACACCCCCGCCGCCGAGGACGTCAAGACGCTCGCCGCCGACTACAAGAAGCTGCTGCTGGCGATGCTGCAGCGCCGCGAGGCGTGGCAGATCGTCGACGTGGTCAACAAGATCAGTGACCCGTCGGCACTCGCCGACACCGCGGGCTATGCGTCCTATCTGACCGACGTGCAGAAGCGCGAGCTGGTCGAGACCGAGGACGTGGCCCGCCGGCTGCGGCTGCTGGTCGAGTGGACCGGCGACCACCTGGCCGAGGTCGAGGTGACCGACAAGATCGCCGAGGACGTCCGCGCCGGCATGGACAAGCAGCAGAAGGAATTCCTGCTGCGCCAGCAGCTGGCCGCGATCCGCAAGGAGCTCGGCGAGTTGGGTCCCGACGGCGAGGAGGGCTCCGACGACTACCGGGCCCGCGTCGACGCGGCCGATCTGCCCGAGAAGGTGCGCGAGGCCGCACTGCGCGAGGTCGGCAAGCTGGAGCGCTCCAGCGACCAGAGCCCCGAGGGCGGCTGGATCCGCACGTGGCTGGACACCGTCCTGGACCTGCCCTGGAACGTCACCACCGAGGACTCGACGGATCTGGCGGCCGCCAGGAACATCCTGGACGCCGACCACCACGGCCTCGACGACGTCAAGGACCGCATCGTCGAGTACCTGGCCGTGCGGTCGCGGCGCGCGCAGCGCAAGATGTCCGTCGTCGGCGGCCGCGGTTCGGGCGCCGTCATGGTGCTCGCCGGCCCTCCCGGTGTCGGCAAGACGTCGCTGGGTGAGTCCGTGGCACGGGCGCTGGGCCGGAAGTTCGTCCGCGTCGCCCTGGGCGGCGTGCGCGACGAGGCCGAGATCCGCGGGCACCGGCGCACCTACGTCGGCGCGCTGCCCGGCCGCATCGTGCGTGCCATCGGCGAGGCGGGGTCGATGAACCCCGTCGTGCTGCTCGACGAGATCGACAAGGTGGGCTCGGACTACCGCGGCGACCCGTCGTCGGCGCTGCTCGAGGTGCTGGACCCGGCGCAGAACCACACGTTCCGCGACCACTACCTCGAGCTGGATCTCGACCTGTCCGACGTCGTGTTCCTGGCGACGGCCAACGTCATCGAGAACATCCCGTCGGCCCTGCTGGACCGCATGGAGTTGATTCAGATCGACGGCTACACCGAGGACGACAAGGTGGCGATCGCCCGCGACTACCTGCTGCCCCGGCAGGCCGAGCGCGCAGCGCTCACGCCCGACGAGGTGCGGGTGACCGACGAGGCGCTGCGCAAGGTCGCGGCGGACTACACCCGCGAACCGGGCGTGCGGCAGTTCGAACGGCTGCTGGCCAAGGCGCTGCGGAAGGCCACCACGAAGCTGGCTGCGGATCCGACGCCGATCACCATCGACGAGCCGGACCTGGTCGGCTACCTGGGCCGGCCGCGGTTCACCCCGGAGTCCAACGAGCGCACCGCGGTGCCGGGCGTGGCGACCGGGCTGGCCGTCACCGGCCTCGGCGGCGACGTCCTCTACATCGAGGCCGGCTCGACCGACGCCGAACCGGGGCTCAAGCTGACCGGTCAGCTGGGCGACGTGATGAAGGAATCGGCGCAGATCGCGCTCTCCTACGTGCGTGCCCACGCCGACCAGCTGGGCGTCGACCCGAAGACGCTGGACCGGCAGATCCACGTGCACGTGCCCGCGGGCGCGGTGCCCAAGGACGGCCCGTCGGCCGGCGTCACGATGGTCACCGCGCTGGTCTCCATGGCCACCGGCAGGCAGGTGCGCGGCGACGTCGGCATGACCGGTGAGGTCACGCTGAACGGGCGGGTGCTACCGATCGGCGGCGTCAAGCAGAAGCTGCTGGCGGCGCAACGGGCCGGGCTGACGACCGTCTTCATCCCGCAGCGCAACGAGCCCGACCTGGACGAGGTGCCCGCCGAGGTGCTGACGGCACTCGACGTGCGGCCGATGACCGACGTCGCCGAGATCGTCGCGCTGGCACTGGAGCCCACGGCCGAGTCGGTGACGCAGGCCGCGTAA
- a CDS encoding SDR family oxidoreductase, whose amino-acid sequence MSEEAKTNDGIAGKVVAITGASSGIGEATARLLGARGARLALGARRTDRLDRLAEELGGDGVEVLTQATDVTRRADLDALVAAAVERFGRLDVLVGNAGISKIGPVENGDVAGWASMLEVNVMGVLHGIAAATPVFRRQGRGHVVTTVSTAGLKIVPEMGVYAGTKNAVRTIMEALRQESTDGVIRTTSISPGYVRTELGDSIDDPGLAAQIRETMAAYGLDPAAVARAIAFAVEQPHDVEIGDLTIRPTVQG is encoded by the coding sequence GTGAGCGAAGAAGCGAAGACGAATGACGGCATCGCCGGCAAGGTGGTCGCGATCACCGGCGCCAGCAGCGGGATCGGGGAGGCGACGGCGCGACTGCTCGGCGCCCGGGGGGCGCGGCTGGCGCTCGGCGCGCGCCGCACCGACCGGCTCGACCGCCTCGCCGAGGAGCTCGGTGGAGACGGCGTGGAGGTCCTGACCCAGGCCACCGACGTGACGCGGCGCGCCGATCTCGACGCCCTGGTGGCCGCGGCCGTCGAGCGGTTCGGCCGGCTCGACGTCCTCGTCGGCAACGCGGGCATCAGCAAGATCGGTCCGGTCGAGAACGGCGACGTCGCCGGCTGGGCGTCGATGCTGGAAGTGAACGTCATGGGCGTCCTGCACGGGATCGCCGCAGCTACACCGGTCTTCCGGCGCCAGGGCCGCGGCCACGTGGTGACGACGGTGTCGACGGCCGGGTTGAAGATCGTGCCCGAGATGGGCGTCTATGCCGGAACCAAGAACGCGGTGCGCACCATCATGGAGGCGCTGCGTCAGGAATCCACCGACGGCGTCATCCGCACGACGAGCATCTCGCCGGGCTACGTCCGCACCGAACTCGGGGATTCGATCGACGACCCCGGCCTGGCTGCCCAGATCCGCGAGACCATGGCCGCCTACGGCCTGGACCCCGCCGCGGTGGCGCGGGCGATCGCGTTCGCCGTCGAGCAGCCGCACGACGTCGAGATCGGTGACCTGACCATCCGACCGACCGTGCAGGGCTGA
- a CDS encoding esterase family protein — translation MKFVRSIRATWLRRLVVGALAALTLPGLISFTGGSATAGAFSRPGLPVEYLDVFSPSMNRNIRVQFQGGGPHAVYLLDGLRAQDDYNGWDINTPAFEWYYQSGLSTVMPVGGQSSFYTDWYRPSQGNGQDYTYKWETFLTQELPAYLQANKGVSPNGNAAVGISMAGGSALTLAIYHPQQFVYAASLSGFLNPSEGWWPMLIGLAMNDAGGYNAESMWGPSNDPAWKRNDPMVNIGQLVANNTRVWIYCGTGTPSDLDTSGGGGNLMSAQFLEGFTLRTNLTFRDNYVAAGGTNGVFNFPQAGTHSWGYWGQQLQMMKPDLQRVLGAQAVA, via the coding sequence ATGAAATTCGTCAGGAGTATTCGCGCCACGTGGTTGCGCCGGCTGGTCGTGGGGGCGCTCGCAGCCCTCACCCTGCCGGGGTTGATCAGCTTCACCGGAGGGTCGGCGACGGCAGGCGCCTTCTCCCGGCCCGGCCTTCCCGTCGAGTACCTCGACGTCTTCTCCCCGTCGATGAACCGCAACATCCGGGTGCAGTTCCAAGGTGGCGGTCCGCACGCGGTCTACCTGCTCGACGGCCTGCGCGCGCAGGACGACTACAACGGCTGGGACATCAACACCCCGGCCTTCGAGTGGTACTACCAGTCCGGGTTGTCGACCGTCATGCCGGTGGGCGGCCAGTCCAGCTTCTACACCGACTGGTACCGGCCGTCGCAGGGCAACGGTCAGGACTACACCTACAAGTGGGAGACGTTCCTGACCCAGGAACTGCCCGCCTACCTCCAGGCCAACAAGGGCGTGTCGCCCAACGGCAATGCCGCAGTAGGCATTTCGATGGCCGGCGGCAGCGCGCTCACGCTGGCGATCTACCACCCGCAGCAGTTCGTGTATGCGGCCTCGCTGTCCGGCTTCCTGAACCCGTCGGAAGGCTGGTGGCCCATGCTGATCGGCCTGGCCATGAACGACGCCGGCGGCTACAACGCCGAGAGCATGTGGGGTCCGTCCAATGACCCGGCCTGGAAGCGCAACGACCCGATGGTCAACATCGGCCAGCTGGTCGCCAACAACACCCGGGTCTGGATCTACTGCGGCACCGGTACGCCGTCGGACCTCGACACCTCCGGCGGTGGCGGGAACCTGATGTCGGCCCAGTTCCTCGAAGGGTTCACGCTGCGGACCAACCTCACCTTCCGCGACAACTACGTCGCCGCGGGCGGCACCAACGGCGTGTTCAACTTCCCGCAGGCCGGTACCCACAGCTGGGGCTACTGGGGACAGCAGCTGCAGATGATGAAGCCCGACCTGCAGCGGGTGCTGGGGGCCCAGGCCGTCGCCTGA
- a CDS encoding mechanosensitive ion channel domain-containing protein, protein MTSIVDASWFHWAVGVAVALPICLVVLTEVRAALVRRGSGLAKPIGLIRNYILPLGALLLLLVKATQVSAEATPVRIVATVLGFVVLVLALSGLNATLFQGAPEGSWRQRIPSIFLDVARFAVIAVGLALIFSYVWGANVGGLFTALGISSIVLGLALQNSVGQIISGLLVLFEQPFQLGDWVDTPSARGRVVEVNWRATHIDTGSGLQIIPNSVLAAASFTNLSRPQGAHVISVETTFDSTDPPDDVCAMLNRVAAGLPQLRDGAAPSTVTTGTGAFATSIPLHSPADGFAARSTFLRWTWYAARRAGLKLDGVADDFGSPERVETSLRIVSPTLRLTDADHQQLLPAVRLTRYGAEEALQFPGQTPKRMSFIVNGRVRLIAHGEDGALIPVRTLEEGDFLGSTTLTREPVSTGAYAVDEVTVVQIDRAPLEELVARKPLLLQEIGRTIEERKNDVRRALAAAEHASRSESSPPSSNGLLRQRLR, encoded by the coding sequence GTGACGAGCATCGTGGACGCCTCCTGGTTCCACTGGGCGGTCGGTGTGGCGGTGGCGCTGCCGATCTGCCTGGTGGTCCTCACCGAGGTGCGGGCGGCACTCGTCCGCCGCGGCAGCGGTCTCGCCAAGCCGATCGGTCTGATCCGCAACTACATCCTGCCCCTCGGCGCGCTGCTACTGCTCCTGGTCAAGGCCACCCAGGTGTCGGCCGAGGCGACGCCGGTCCGCATCGTCGCGACCGTGCTGGGATTCGTGGTGCTGGTGCTGGCCCTCTCCGGTCTGAATGCGACCCTCTTCCAGGGCGCCCCGGAAGGCTCTTGGCGGCAACGCATTCCGTCGATCTTCCTGGACGTGGCGCGGTTCGCGGTGATCGCCGTCGGGCTGGCGCTCATCTTCTCCTACGTCTGGGGGGCCAACGTCGGTGGTCTGTTCACCGCGCTCGGCATCTCCTCGATCGTTCTCGGCCTGGCGCTGCAGAACTCGGTGGGCCAGATCATCTCCGGACTCCTGGTGCTCTTCGAGCAGCCGTTCCAGCTCGGCGATTGGGTGGACACCCCGTCGGCACGCGGCCGGGTGGTGGAGGTCAACTGGCGCGCCACCCACATCGACACCGGCAGCGGACTGCAGATCATCCCGAACTCGGTGCTGGCCGCCGCGTCCTTCACCAACCTCAGCCGCCCGCAGGGGGCGCACGTCATCTCGGTCGAGACCACGTTCGACTCGACCGATCCGCCCGACGACGTCTGCGCCATGCTGAATCGCGTCGCCGCCGGACTGCCTCAGCTGCGCGACGGCGCCGCCCCGTCGACCGTCACGACCGGCACGGGCGCGTTCGCGACGTCGATCCCGCTGCACTCACCCGCGGACGGCTTCGCGGCGCGGTCGACGTTCCTGCGCTGGACCTGGTACGCCGCGCGGCGCGCCGGGCTGAAGCTCGACGGCGTCGCCGACGACTTCGGCAGTCCCGAGCGCGTCGAGACGTCGCTGCGCATCGTCTCCCCCACGCTGCGGCTCACCGACGCCGACCACCAGCAGTTGCTCCCCGCCGTGCGTCTCACCCGCTACGGCGCCGAGGAGGCGCTGCAGTTCCCCGGGCAGACCCCCAAGCGGATGTCCTTCATCGTCAACGGACGCGTGCGCCTGATCGCCCACGGCGAGGACGGGGCACTCATCCCGGTCCGGACGCTGGAAGAGGGCGACTTCCTCGGCTCGACGACGCTCACCCGCGAGCCCGTGTCCACCGGCGCCTACGCCGTCGACGAGGTGACGGTGGTGCAGATCGATCGCGCGCCGCTGGAGGAGCTGGTCGCGCGGAAGCCGTTGCTGCTGCAGGAGATCGGCCGCACGATCGAGGAGCGCAAGAACGACGTGCGCCGGGCGCTGGCGGCGGCCGAGCACGCGTCCCGCAGTGAGTCCTCCCCGCCGTCGTCGAACGGGCTGCTTCGCCAACGTCTCCGCTGA